TTTCAGACCTGCTCCAAACGCGTAACCGGCAACCCCTGCGGTTCCACCAGTCACAGCCATGAGGGCGTCTGTGCCCAGATCCACAGTACTGAGGATTGCTCTTTCTTTTGCGGTGTCATAGCAGTTAACCGACGCATAGTAAACAGCCGTTCCCAGATTATATAGAGTAGAGACCGCAGGGATCCACTCCACCATGGTATACACTTGCTTCTCTTTTTTGTTCATGCAGTTATTCTGAGGAACTGTATTTCTACGCCAGCGTATAACCGCCGGTTTGCAGTTCTGAATCCAGCTCTCCGAGGAAGATGAAGGCAGTACTCGACTGCCAGTCCTTAAGATAACACGATAATATTCAGGATTGTAACTACCGTCTTGGGTCACACCTGCACAGCGGAGTCCCAAGCGTCGACAGGCTTTCTGCGCCCCGTCAAGGCGCAATGGTTCAATCTGTTCTGCAGCCACCCCCAATAACTGTGTGCCCTTcaccctaacccaccccctgcATTGTCCCCTGGGTCCATCTTCaccttcataaatatctacgcCTTTTCCCAGTTCGGCCAGCTGGTTAATGTTAAAAATCAAAGCTTGCAGATGGTGCTGTGACACTTGGCTTAGTATTGTGGGAGAGGAGGTGCTATGGCTTGTGTTTCTAAAGGTGTGATGAGCGGCATTTGTCGATTCCTTCTCTTTGCCTCTTTTGATCAAAATCAGCACGTCCTGCACAAGTTCATGCGTATCCTCTTGGCCCAGCACTGTGTAGAGCTTCCTTACCAATTCTTGGGCTTCAACCAAACATCTCGCTGATACCAACACAGGCACCATTGCCAACCCCAGGAGCTCCTGAGAGAAACCGTTTCCTCTCCAGCTTCCATTAGCGAGCTCCACACAGCTTGCATTGCTGTGGAGATGCAGTTGACCTTTTAGAGAGGCAGAGAGGTTTAAGACCAGCTGATAAGCAGGATGGACATCACCGCCTTCTAAATGGATTTGAGATTCTGGCAAACTTGATTGGGATGAAGTGATTGGCCCCAGGTTGCTGTGGGGTCTCTGTGGAAGTGGACCTCTAGAAAATACCACATCAGACAGTAATATGTTGACCAGAAGGAACCATTTGAGCTTTGAGTTCCATTTAGCCATGTTGAGTTGTGGACAACCACACGTGCAAAAGCACAGGCTCTGAACAAACAAGGGAGGAAGGGAGAAAAAttagtagtgtgtgtgtgtgtgtgtgtgtgtgtgtgtgtgtgtgtgtgtgtgtgtgtgtgtgtgtgtgtgtgtgtgtgtgtgtgtgtgtgtgtgtgcagtgcagTGCTTGCAGAGCTTTTTTATGCATGTAACTACATAAATATCTGCAGCTGTAGCCATACCACAGGGGGTAAGTACATGAGATTCCTAAAAGTGTGTTAttgtttgcttgtgtgtgtattCGTGTGTAAGAGAGCGAtcataaaaactttaatttaaaACCTTTTTCTACTCCTTTAAGAATAATGTACTCCATTGCTTTTCTGCATACACTGTTTTTCTTATTGTACTTTAAATATCCGTAACATATTCAATTCAACGACAGTTGTATCATTGTTTATTAACAGGTGACAATTTTAACTAGAGTTACAACATAACatagtttattttataatatcgGTATTTAGATTAGTAAGATAATAATAATGCTCTTACCTTGTAACGATCCAGATAATACCACAGTGGTACAATCCAATGTTCACAAATACGTATACATCCCCTTACgctctctccttttctctctctctctctctctctctctctctctctctctctatttttctCACTAGCTCAGTTCTGGCCCCAGTGATAAACGTGACATCACGTGGAGTGGGTCGATGTGTTCTATgggtggtttgtttgtttatccTCATTCCCCCTGTTTTCCTCATTCTATCTCTGCTTTCTCTCTTGAAGACCGTAGGGGTTGCTTTGTGTTTGACCCAGATAACTTGCAGCACACTTGTTTTATACCTGGGAagacacaaaaaaaagagagaaagaaggagAGGGAGGGCAGGGACTGTGCATTCGTGCATGTGTATTTATTGATACAAAAAATGGaggattttatcattttttacaggTCATAACCTCATACAATGACCCAATCAGATGAGTCATGTTAAACATTACCGCACTGCTTCAAAGCTCACATTTTTATCATTGCAATGTTTTCAAAATCTGTTCACagttgagaaaaaaacagacaaaaagaaggaccttttttaaatcataaaacttTCACCAGCTTTAAGGTACTTGGTCTCGTATCATTTTGTatgaatattataatattttaatatgttttgtCTGCACACAAAGTAGAATTATTTTACTCTGATTTGAGAAGTAAATCATTTCACAAATAAACGtggaacattttttaaagcgcAAACTCAAACACATTTCTGCTTGTTCTCTGTATAGATCTAGCCCTTTTTCTCTGTTAAGAATCACAAATCAACCATCCTCACTTTGACAATGATatcaataaagaaaaaaaacatttattaaatggcTTTTAAGTTCTTTTAACCATCAATTTTTCTGCTAGTATGTTGTGTTCAGTGTGCACTACTGGCCATTAGAGGGCATTGTAGCTTTTCACACATTTCTCTCTGATGTTTCCACCAGACTCGGTAACAACAAGGTCGGAATAAAGGGTGTCAAGTTAAAatagtgtcttcacaaaaaaggaaaaaatcttAAAGCTTTTTGACTCAGTTAAGTTTAGTGACTGAATGTATGCTGTGGTGTCCGCACAGATTTCTATTTGAGTCATCACCAGTCAGTATAAAAAGCTATTTAAATTACGCAAGTGTCACAGCATGTTTAGCCAGACAAACCCTTTTCAATCGATGACTAGTGGATTGATGTCAGaacaagaaaaataacaaatcatCTGTGATCTTCATTATAAAAGGCTCAGCCATCGGTTTTCATCTTTGGGATGACCTTCGATGCTTTTAAGAAACTATATtctgcttaaaaaaaaagaaacagtaGCCTATCTCGTCTACTTTATTCATCACTCACTCGTGACCGTGGGTGCCCTTCATGTTACTGCCGATAAATAACTGGAGGCAACgaatataacacacacacacaaggtaATAATGTATTATGACAAAACACATGTGCCATCTGTTGTTTGAGAACCAAATCAATCTGATTAAAAGGGCTATTGAAACTGATATAAATCAATGGGACCTGACAACCTGGAATTTAGGAACAGCTCCAACAAATTAATTTGAAAGCatgtgtgaccctggacaacaaaaccattcTTATGGGTCattttttcgaaattgagatttttacatcacccgaaagctgaataataataaaactgaaCCTAAagatttctattgatgtatgggttTGTTAGGACAGGACAATATCTAGAGGATatacaactgtttaaaactctggagtCTGAGGGTgcaagaaaatataaatattgagaaaattgcattTGAAGTatatcagaggcactgtaggccatccactcacaaaaataaactttttaaatatttagggtaggaaatttacaaaatatcttcatggaacatgattttacttaatatcctaatgatttttggcataaaagaaacaacgataattttgacccatacaatgtatttttggcttaaacaacaagtttatgtacatagaaggtgtaaaagcACTActattttgtaataatatgcagttattcttaccttacttcttgactgactctcaaacagtgttgggtgtaactagttactaagtaattagttactgtaatttaattactttccccttgaaaaaagtaaagtaagggattactcttattttttctgtaatttaattacagttacttttgatgtaattaaactaaatactttgtgtaatatatgtgtgtgcaatagtggaattgacataaaaattcaaagtctaactttaaaatccccgctttaatgtataattctcacatttgtaatacgttggtcagttaataagagtactttatgtagtttaatattatttatttgaatgaattaaaagagcccttccatgcctatccttgaatcacttaactaatcaaggttgatataggatatagaaagtaattagtaataagtaactaaatactttttggagagagtaatttgtacagtaatctaattacactattgaatatgtaattagtaactagtaattaattactttgtcagagtaatttacccaacactgctctcaaatgatttgttccgtgattcatccgtctaatcccttcctttccgctagcctagtctgatgtgattggtcagatggtctagtctgctgtgattggtttacCGTGAATGAGGctgagtgaagttttcgcggcatAGCAAAACATAGgtggggactatatgtagtgatgtAAATCTGCGctggttcgcgaatcggacaagGCACGACTCGTTtccgtgattcagagtcgaatcccttttttccaagccaataactttgttattcattcaccttcggatttacaacttggcagactgcttactttcaaacacggcaacattacacactgcatgaaatgtaattttcatgatctccatgttatgtactctttaaggtaGGCTATACAAATCTTATAATGTGAATCCAAAAAACCTCTTTTGCACAACACTTGCCTAATCTTAATCCTGATTTCTTAAAAGGTTAcaatttaaaaagttaattttcccccaaaaagcatttacattttaatgaatcTGGAAAATCTAGAGCTACAGCCAATTCATATGAGACCGAAGGACATTGAATGTAATCTAATGGGATTTTTTGACAAATGGACAGCCACGAGAGGAGAGTCTAAAAGTGAACTGAATAAATTAACAAAATCATACCACATACCCACTGACCAACAGTATGCCATCTTGTTTAGGTAAATGGTGCTTATTAAATCCCACTGACAGCTCCAGCGTCAATGCCATCAGCTCTCattgaagtgagaaagagaggaacATGTGGGAGGAGTGGGATACAAGCAGAAATATGGACAAGTGTGATTCTCATTTTCACATTATAACTGGCCCAAAACACAAATGGGATTTTTGCACATTCGAGTCACACGTGAGACATGCTATGACCATACACACAGTACCATGTCAAGTGTTAATAACCACCTATAAGGGAATTAAATATAACAGATTAAAAGAAGCTtcaggttattttgtgtttggacAAATTATGTCACATTTGGCATTATGGACCCCCGAGAATAGTAAAATGTATTATAGAAGAGTGAAGGGAATTTGATTTAGTTGTAATTGGATAGTAATATCACTAGCCTTAATAGGGCATCCATAGGGCAATGATGAGCAAATTTATCGCACATATttcataaatttaattttatgaaaCAAAATTGTCTTTTATGTCACCTTAGTGTCTCGGATTCAGTATTTGAATTTTGTATA
The Triplophysa rosa linkage group LG7, Trosa_1v2, whole genome shotgun sequence genome window above contains:
- the apof gene encoding uncharacterized protein apof, whose product is MAKWNSKLKWFLLVNILLSDVVFSRGPLPQRPHSNLGPITSSQSSLPESQIHLEGGDVHPAYQLVLNLSASLKGQLHLHSNASCVELANGSWRGNGFSQELLGLAMVPVLVSARCLVEAQELVRKLYTVLGQEDTHELVQDVLILIKRGKEKESTNAAHHTFRNTSHSTSSPTILSQVSQHHLQALIFNINQLAELGKGVDIYEGEDGPRGQCRGWVRVKGTQLLGVAAEQIEPLRLDGAQKACRRLGLRCAGVTQDGSYNPEYYRVILRTGSRVLPSSSSESWIQNCKPAVIRWRRNTVPQNNCMNKKEKQVYTMVEWIPAVSTLYNLGTAVYYASVNCYDTAKERAILSTVDLGTDALMAVTGGTAGVAGYAFGAGLKTGVKAGVKYLLNSMKEEDDLLMNPNSWEDGTLNVQ